The genome window GGACCGTATGGCTAGGCGCGACGAAGGAGAATATCCTATATGGATCTTCGACTGAGGAGCAACAACGCCAGACGGTCCTTGCCCAATCTGCCCGGAGGGGTGCGAGTCTTTTTTGAGGAGACTTCGTTGTTCGTCAGTCAGAGATCTCTACGGATATCTTTCTTCCTCACGCCTCGTCTCCTCAAAAAATCCTGCGCAACGCGGCCTCCTCCTATTCAGCAAGTGGCTTCTAAGTCTGCACGGCTGGCTGAAGCCCGGCAGGTGTCGGCGCAATTCCGACTCCAGCGGCCATTTTAGTAGATAGTGGATGGTTGATAGTAGATAGCGAAGTTTTGAAGGCGTTCACCTTCCATCGACTATTCACCATCTACCATCCACAAGTTAATCGTCCGTGAATGCAAAGCAGCTCGCGCGCCTGGACTTTCATTCCAGCCCTAGCCGGTGCGAGTCCGGCCACGGATGCCACTTTGATTTACGATTTAAGAAGTACGATTTACGAAGCGACAGGCAGTTTGGTGCTGCCAATCGGCTCGTAAATCGTAAATCCAAAATCGTAAATCTACGTTTGCTTTCAAGGTGTAACAGATCTGCATGTCTCCCTGCGAAGGAGAAGGCTCATGGTGCAAGTCCATGTGAGAGCACCAATTCAAGGGACGAGGAAGAAGTGCGAGGGGCGAATTAAAACAGGCCCAGTTCGGACTTCTCACTTCTGACCTCGCCCCTTTCTGAATGGTGATCATGATGTAAGAGCAGCATCACGCCCTGTGAAGGCGTTTGTGCCGGTGCAAATCCGGTTGATCACCCCAATTTCAAAACAGAGAGAGCTGTGCATTGGAGCGATAACTTTTCGTTGTGCTTCAATGGCGTTGTCCTAGAGTCCGCTCCATCTGTTCAACGGCCTGTCCGCCTTTGATTGGTATGTTAAACCTAGAAGAAGCCGTCCGCGTGAATCCGAGCATGAGAAAGCTCGAGATCGGCGATTTTCTTTTTGCGGAATACACCTGCGGCATCGGCGCGGAAAAACTAGGTCTTTGGTCGCCCACGGATTATCTCGTGAATGTCGTTACGGGTAAGAAGACTTGGCGGACCGCAGAGGCCACCTGGGTGGCCAAGCCGGGCGAGAGTTTGTTTTTCAAAAAAGGCGCAGCCATCGTCGATCAGCATTTCGAAGTGGATTTCTGTCTGCTCATGTTTTTCATTCCGGATCACGTGGTGAAAGGCATCGTGCAGGAAGTGGCCGCTAGTCTGCAGCCGATCCCGAGGAAAGTGACGCCGATCACCTCCGCCGCCTGGGTGGAGAATGATGTGGCGTTGCTCGCCTTCCTGCAGTCCATGCGCAGTTATTTCACGGCGAAAGAAAAACCTTCGGAACCATTGCTGCGCCTGAAACTGAAGGAGCTGGTCATCAGTATTCTTACCAGTGGAAAGAATCCGGAACTCGCCGCCTACTTCCGCAAGATGGGCGAATGCGAAGCTCCCTCGGTCGCAGAGATCATGGAAGAAAATTTCCGGTTCAATCTTTCGCTCGAAGAATACGCCAAGCTGTGTCATCGCAGCCTGTCTTCTTTTAAGCGCGAATTTCAAACGGCGTTTCATGAGTCTCCCGGCAAATGGTTGCTGGGCCGTCGTTTGGATTATGCCGCTGGCCTGTTGCGCAATTCGCCGCAGAACGTCACGGCCATCGCGTTTGAAAGCGGCTTCGAAGATGTCTCGCACTTCAGCCGCGTATTCAAGGATCGCTTCGGCGATTCTCCGGTTGCCTATCGTCAGAATTCTGTGAGCTGAGGCTGAACCGCTCAGTCAATGGATTGAACCGCGCAGCAAAGCGGCGTTTCTCTTCCTTTCTTATCATGCTGGCCGATGAATGGGTTGCCCATCATCAGACCGAAAGCTGCATATGTATAAGAAAGAGAATCTGGCGGTATTGAAGAAAATGGACACGCTTGCCCCCGAAGTGATGAAAGCCTTTTGGGCTTTCGACAAGGCGGCGCTCGCTGACGGTGCCATTCCCGTGAAATACAAGGAACTGATCGCCATCGCGGTCGCGCTCACCACACAGTGCCCGTATTGCATCGATATCCACGCTGCGAACGCACGCAAGGCGGGTGCAACGGATGTCGAGATCGCGGAAGCTGCCATGGTCGCCGCTGCGCTGCGCGCCGGTGCCGCCGTCACTCACACCACACACGCGCTGGGAAAATAACAAATTATCCCGCCTGATGTGCCGAGCATGGGCTGTGATCGTGTGCCGGTTCATGAACCGGGCATCTGGCGGATAAGCATTTTTTGCCGTTGGTTCGATAGCTCTCAAAAACATCGGTGGAATGGAAGCTGCTAAGTAGCGGTTGCTCTTATATGAAGAAAGTCTTGGTTTTGTGGGTGTTTTTGTGGGCTTTAACGGTACAAGCGGGACCGACGAATGCCATCATGTTCGTCACGCAGGTGCCGATTCCGGGCGATTTCACGAGCATCGGCTCAACTTTTGGAAATCACAGTGCAGACTTGGAAAGCTGCGGTCGTGGCGGCGATCTCTACATCCGCTACCCGAATGGCGAGGTGAAAAACCTGACGCGTGCCGCTGGTTTCGGTAAGTGGGGAGATCAGAGGACGAATGGTATCGCCGTGCGTCAACCCGCTGTCCATTGGGATGGCACGAAGGCTGTCTTCAGCATGGTGGTGGGCGCACCGAAGAAACAGTATGACTACAATACGGTGGCCTACTGGCAGCTTTACGAGATCACGAATTTCACGGACCCGTCAGCGACTCCGGTCATCACGAAGGTGCCGAATCAACCGGCGAATTATAATAATATCTCGCCGATTTACGGAACGGATGATCGCATCATCTTCACGAGCGATCGTCCGCGCAATGGCCAGCGCCATCTCTATCCGCAACTGGACGAGTATGAAGAAGCGCCGACGGTGACGGGTATCTGGAGCTTGAATCCGGCGAATGGCGATCTGTTCATCTTGAATCACACACCGAGTGGTGCGTTCTCGCCCACGATCGATAGCGCGGGTCGCGTGGTGTTCATCCGGTGGGATCACTTGCAGCGCGATCAACAGGCAGATGCCGATTCCGATGGTGAGATCGTCTACGGCGCTTTCAACTGGAGCAGTGAGGCGACGAACTCGGTGACTACCACGAACGTGACGGAAGTATTTCCGGAGCCGCGTGCCGGTCGCACCGACCTCCTCGCCGGAACGCATTTGCGGGGCAATTCGTTCAATCAATTTTTCCCGTGGCAGATCAATGAGGATGGCACCGGTGAAGAAACGCTGAACCACGTGGGCCGTCATGAATTGGGCGGCAGCTATCGCAGTGCGGCGTTCGATAACGATTCGAACATCCAGGATCTGTATTATTTCGGTAATAAATTCAATACGAACACGATTGAGCACATGTTCCAGATGCGCGAAGACCCGCGCACGCCGGGATTGTTCTACGCCATTGCAGCGCCTGAGTTCGGCACGCACAGTGGAGGTCAGTTGATCTCCCTCACAGGCGGTACGAACGTGAATGCGAATGCGATGCGCATCGATTATCTCACGCCGCTGGCCACGCGTTTTCCTGCGGATGCGGATGATATTCCCTCCGAACACTCGGGTTTTTATCGCAATCCTTTGATGACCACAGATGGTTATCTCATCGCTTCGCACACGGCGTGGCAGTTGGAGGAGGATGGCGGTGACTCTTATGAGTTCCCGAGCTCGAAGTATGATTTCCGCCTGAAGATACTGCAGAAGATCGGCAACTTTTATGTGCCGAACTCTGTGTTGACCACGGGCCTGACCAATCGCGCCACTTACTGGACGCCGGATGATTTCATCACGAAC of Verrucomicrobiia bacterium contains these proteins:
- a CDS encoding AraC family transcriptional regulator, translating into MLNLEEAVRVNPSMRKLEIGDFLFAEYTCGIGAEKLGLWSPTDYLVNVVTGKKTWRTAEATWVAKPGESLFFKKGAAIVDQHFEVDFCLLMFFIPDHVVKGIVQEVAASLQPIPRKVTPITSAAWVENDVALLAFLQSMRSYFTAKEKPSEPLLRLKLKELVISILTSGKNPELAAYFRKMGECEAPSVAEIMEENFRFNLSLEEYAKLCHRSLSSFKREFQTAFHESPGKWLLGRRLDYAAGLLRNSPQNVTAIAFESGFEDVSHFSRVFKDRFGDSPVAYRQNSVS
- a CDS encoding carboxymuconolactone decarboxylase family protein, whose amino-acid sequence is MYKKENLAVLKKMDTLAPEVMKAFWAFDKAALADGAIPVKYKELIAIAVALTTQCPYCIDIHAANARKAGATDVEIAEAAMVAAALRAGAAVTHTTHALGK